The sequence GCAAAAGCATCGTCGATCTGGTGCACGGCGTGCGCGATATGGATGCCATCCGCCAGTTGAAAGCCACGCAGCATGACTCCGTCGCCTCCGAACAGGTGGATAATATCCGTCGCATGCTGCTGGCGATGGTGGAAGATTTTCGCTGCGTGGTGATCAAGCTGGCGGAGCGGATCGCGCATCTGCGCGAAGTGAAAGACGCCCCGGAAGAAGAGCGGGTGCTGGCGGCGAAGGAATGCGGCAATATTTATGCCCCGCTGGCCAATCGGCTGGGTATCGGGCAGCTCAAATGGGAACTGGAGGATTTTTGCTTCCGCTACCTTCATCCCGAAGAGTACAAGCGTATCGCGACGCTGCTGCACGAGCGGCGTATCGATCGCGAACAGTACATAGACGACTTCGTCAACACGCTGCGCGCCGCGATGAAAGAAGAGGGCGTGCAGGCGGAAATTTACGGCCGCCCCAAACATATCTACAGCATCTGGCGCAAGATGCAGAAAAAATCGCTGTCGTTTGACGAGCTGTACGACGTGCGGGCGGTTCGCATCGTGGTGGAACGCCTGCAGGATTGCTACGGCGCGCTGGGTATCGTGCATACCCATTACCGCCATCTGCCGGATGAGTTTGACGATTATGTCGCCAATCCGAAGCCGAACGGCTATCAGTCGATTCATACGGTGGTGCTGGGACCGCGCGGCAAAACCCTGGAAATTCAGATCCGCACCCGGCAGATGCATGAAGACGCCGAGTTGGGCGTAGCGGCGCACTGGAAATACAAAGAGGGCACGGTGGCCGGCGGTCGTTCCGGTTACGAAGGCCGCATCGCCTGGCTGCGTAAGCTGATCGCCTGGCAGGAGGAGATGGCGGACTCGGATGAGGTGCTGGATGAGGTGCGCAGTCAGGTGTTCGACGACCGGGTCTACGTGTTTACGCCGAAAGGCGACGTGGTGGATTTGCCGGCCGGATCAACGCCGCTGGATTTCGCCTATCACATTCACAGCGATATCGGTCATCGTTGCATCGGCGCGAAAATCGGCGGACGCATCGTCCCGTTCACCTACCAACTGCAGATGGGCGATCAGATCGAGGTGATCACCCAGAAACAGCCGAATCCCAGCCGTGACTGGCTGAACCCGA comes from Brenneria nigrifluens DSM 30175 = ATCC 13028 and encodes:
- the relA gene encoding GTP diphosphokinase; this translates as MVAVRSAHLNTAGEFVPDAWIASLGITSQQSCERLAETWHYCEQQTQDHPDAMLLLWRGIEMVEILSTLSMDNDSMRAALLFPIADANVVDESTLQEKFGKSIVDLVHGVRDMDAIRQLKATQHDSVASEQVDNIRRMLLAMVEDFRCVVIKLAERIAHLREVKDAPEEERVLAAKECGNIYAPLANRLGIGQLKWELEDFCFRYLHPEEYKRIATLLHERRIDREQYIDDFVNTLRAAMKEEGVQAEIYGRPKHIYSIWRKMQKKSLSFDELYDVRAVRIVVERLQDCYGALGIVHTHYRHLPDEFDDYVANPKPNGYQSIHTVVLGPRGKTLEIQIRTRQMHEDAELGVAAHWKYKEGTVAGGRSGYEGRIAWLRKLIAWQEEMADSDEVLDEVRSQVFDDRVYVFTPKGDVVDLPAGSTPLDFAYHIHSDIGHRCIGAKIGGRIVPFTYQLQMGDQIEVITQKQPNPSRDWLNPNLGYITTSRGRSKIHNWFRKQDRDKNILAGRQILDDELAHLGIGLKAAEKLLLPRYNVNSLDELLAAIGGGDIRLNQMVNFLQAQLNQPSAEEQDRQALRQLTQKSPPPAARNKDKGRVVVEGVGNLMHHIARCCQPIPGDEITGFITRGRGISIHRADCEQLDDLRSHAPERIVDAVWGESYSSGYSLVVRVTANDRSGLLRDITTILANEKVNVLGVASRSDTKQQLATIDMDIEIYNLQVLSRILAKLNQLPDVIDARRQQGG